Proteins found in one Lysinibacillus fusiformis genomic segment:
- a CDS encoding sigma-70 family RNA polymerase sigma factor encodes MRVTDENFIKHLKKKREEALQYVIDEYMGIVKAIIYNALKSYNDPQIIEECISDTFLGAYENAKQFRGDKEDFRRWICTIAKFKAISQQRRLSKTPYFYELNETGEAAISAEEEYLIKTTTEELLIMMKQLEQLDRDIFTMKYFLNMKNEEIAIHCGLTKAAIDNRLYRGKKRLQQIRLGGSMT; translated from the coding sequence ATGAGGGTAACAGATGAAAATTTTATAAAACATCTTAAGAAAAAACGGGAAGAAGCACTTCAATATGTCATTGATGAATATATGGGGATTGTCAAAGCGATTATTTATAATGCTCTAAAATCCTATAATGATCCTCAAATAATAGAGGAATGTATTAGTGATACATTTCTAGGGGCTTATGAAAATGCTAAACAATTTAGAGGCGATAAAGAGGATTTTAGAAGATGGATTTGCACGATAGCAAAGTTTAAAGCCATTTCACAACAAAGAAGGTTGTCTAAAACGCCATATTTTTATGAGCTAAATGAAACAGGTGAAGCCGCAATATCGGCTGAAGAGGAATACTTAATCAAGACAACGACGGAGGAATTGCTCATAATGATGAAGCAATTAGAGCAGTTAGACCGAGATATTTTTACGATGAAATACTTTTTAAATATGAAAAACGAAGAAATTGCTATCCATTGTGGTTTAACAAAAGCTGCTATCGATAATCGATTATATCGTGGGAAAAAACGATTACAGCAAATTCGTTTGGGGGGAAGTATGACATGA
- a CDS encoding peptidylprolyl isomerase, whose amino-acid sequence MFARNKGLYFMLSLLAIIVVLTGCGTAKDSDKTESNTAKETQEAVDYASKVKENPIVTITMSNDEKIVIELEPTVAPNTVANFIALVKDGFYDGLIFHRVIPDFMIQGGDPTGNGTGGPDYTINGEFSLNGFENNMKHERGVISMARSDDPNSAGSQFFIMVKEASHLDGKYAAFGKVIEGMETVDAIVAVERDATNKPLEDQQMKKVEVDTKGFDYPAPQVNK is encoded by the coding sequence ATGTTCGCACGTAATAAAGGTTTGTATTTTATGCTATCACTACTTGCCATTATTGTTGTTTTGACAGGCTGTGGTACAGCTAAGGATAGTGATAAAACAGAGAGTAACACGGCTAAGGAAACGCAAGAAGCAGTGGATTATGCGTCAAAGGTAAAGGAAAATCCAATTGTGACGATTACGATGAGCAATGATGAAAAAATTGTTATTGAATTAGAGCCTACTGTAGCACCGAATACAGTAGCTAACTTTATTGCTTTAGTAAAAGATGGATTCTATGATGGCCTTATTTTCCACCGTGTTATTCCTGATTTTATGATTCAGGGTGGAGATCCTACGGGAAATGGTACTGGAGGACCTGATTATACGATTAATGGTGAGTTTTCTTTAAACGGATTTGAAAATAATATGAAGCATGAACGTGGTGTTATTTCGATGGCCCGTTCAGATGATCCAAACTCAGCAGGCTCACAATTTTTCATTATGGTAAAGGAAGCATCACATCTTGATGGGAAATATGCTGCTTTTGGGAAGGTGATCGAGGGGATGGAAACAGTCGATGCCATTGTTGCGGTTGAGAGAGACGCCACAAATAAACCACTAGAAGATCAGCAAATGAAAAAGGTAGAAGTGGATACAAAAGGCTTTGATTATCCAGCACCTCAGGTAAACAAGTAG
- a CDS encoding leucine-rich repeat domain-containing protein, whose translation MEFIKLNCPNCNGKIEYKEEQTFKCPFCDTEIMLKENKVYYVDQTINNYYGTASPNTTSRPKTNLKLLLLLPIIMMCVFLGYFLLSSNQTEHGNREEISVRTMPESEVLLFFLKDIFDKGGAMPAKEEMASIRYLAAYYSDEQWHFDYSLEDPFTNKEAKISTYIIMDKILNTQEIQQKDFEAFTGLTVLKLMNDYEISQSEKVSFQHLKNLKSYTGSFNESFSKIAEYFSDKSNVKELSIQIRSNDELALLLEFPNLQSLELSYVTEEVTDFQILNKLPLKSLSLNSINDLKWLSTFTNLESLAIDISEATDFSPLYSLTQLQELKLTSVRNLKTLDFIQNMPKLQSLDLESMNIINLDRLRNMSSLTKLRLASPGQVELLDIVNSLTSLTELSLTGYHGDMSSIVVPHLKKAELKSSFLPKLEAPALRDLTVSISGSESQLNGAELLKYPQLEQLTVMEYGILKGIRSLNDLPDLQTINLNETLFYEETNDLFNLQHVKTLNCYECNFQVNSKPFTNNVLEHLTLKDVSIQIDNDNWVQEVDKIMPYFAGFSNLRSFTLQDSSLQSLNFLGNWQQIEVLHLENNAISNVEPLVNLPNLKKLYILGNQVQNQSVLDKGIIIY comes from the coding sequence GTGGAATTTATTAAATTAAATTGTCCAAATTGTAATGGGAAAATTGAATATAAAGAAGAGCAAACATTCAAATGTCCTTTTTGTGATACTGAAATCATGTTAAAAGAGAATAAAGTTTATTATGTAGATCAAACGATTAATAATTATTATGGGACAGCTTCTCCTAATACAACATCCCGTCCAAAAACAAATTTAAAGCTGCTCCTTCTGCTACCAATTATCATGATGTGCGTATTCCTTGGGTATTTCCTTTTAAGCAGTAATCAAACAGAGCATGGAAACCGTGAAGAAATATCTGTTCGAACAATGCCTGAAAGTGAAGTTCTTCTGTTCTTTTTAAAAGATATTTTTGATAAAGGTGGGGCGATGCCAGCAAAAGAAGAGATGGCAAGTATTCGATATTTGGCTGCCTACTATTCTGACGAACAATGGCATTTTGATTATAGTCTAGAAGATCCTTTTACAAATAAGGAAGCTAAAATTTCTACGTATATCATTATGGATAAGATATTAAATACGCAAGAAATCCAACAAAAGGACTTTGAGGCCTTTACTGGACTAACGGTTTTAAAGCTCATGAATGATTATGAAATATCACAAAGTGAAAAGGTAAGCTTCCAACATCTTAAAAACTTAAAAAGTTATACAGGTAGCTTTAATGAATCATTTAGTAAAATTGCAGAATATTTTAGTGATAAGTCAAATGTTAAAGAGCTCTCTATCCAAATTAGAAGTAATGATGAACTTGCTTTATTATTAGAGTTTCCTAATCTTCAATCACTTGAACTATCTTATGTGACTGAAGAGGTGACAGATTTTCAGATTCTAAATAAATTACCACTGAAATCACTGTCCTTAAACTCAATCAATGATTTAAAGTGGCTGTCTACATTTACTAATTTAGAGTCGTTAGCAATAGACATTAGTGAAGCTACAGATTTTAGCCCACTTTACTCACTGACTCAATTACAAGAATTGAAGCTTACATCAGTAAGAAATTTAAAAACGCTTGATTTTATACAAAACATGCCTAAACTACAATCTTTAGATCTTGAATCCATGAATATAATCAATTTAGATAGGCTTAGAAATATGTCATCTTTAACAAAGCTACGATTAGCCTCTCCTGGTCAAGTGGAATTATTGGATATTGTGAACAGTCTAACGTCACTGACGGAGTTATCGTTAACTGGTTATCATGGTGATATGTCATCGATTGTAGTACCCCATTTGAAAAAAGCAGAACTAAAGAGTTCGTTTTTACCAAAGTTAGAGGCACCAGCTTTAAGAGATTTGACGGTTTCTATAAGCGGTTCGGAATCCCAATTGAATGGTGCAGAATTATTGAAATATCCACAGTTAGAACAGCTTACAGTCATGGAGTATGGCATTCTTAAAGGTATTCGTTCATTAAATGACCTACCAGATTTGCAAACAATCAATTTAAATGAGACCCTCTTTTATGAAGAAACCAATGACTTATTCAATTTACAGCACGTAAAAACGTTAAACTGTTATGAATGTAATTTTCAAGTGAATAGTAAACCATTTACGAACAACGTGCTAGAGCATTTAACTTTGAAGGATGTCTCGATTCAAATTGATAATGACAATTGGGTACAAGAAGTGGATAAGATCATGCCTTACTTTGCTGGCTTTTCAAATTTGCGTTCTTTCACGTTACAAGATAGTTCACTACAATCGTTAAATTTCTTGGGAAATTGGCAACAAATAGAGGTGCTTCATTTAGAAAATAACGCCATTTCAAATGTAGAGCCATTAGTGAATTTACCTAACTTAAAAAAGCTATATATTTTAGGAAATCAGGTACAAAATCAATCTGTTTTAGACAAAGGGATTATCATTTATTGA
- a CDS encoding tRNA dihydrouridine synthase produces the protein MNQNNFWLDLPRPFFILAPMEDVTDVVFRHVIQEAGRPDVFFTEFTNTTSYCHPDGLDNVRNRLAFTEDEQPIVAHIWGDNPEHFRQMSIGMKELGFKGIDINMGCPVDNVAERGKGAGLILHPELAADIIQAAKAGGLPVSVKTRLGFTDVAEWREWLTHILKQNIANLSIHLRTREEMSKVAAHWELIADIKKLRDEVAPQTLLTINGDIPDRLTGLKLVEQYGIDGVMIGRGVFSNPFAFEKEPKEHSAKEYLNLLYLHLDLHDHYAKEFETRSFKALQRFFKIYVRGFKGASQLRVQLLNANSTDEVRELLAAYITLELTE, from the coding sequence ATGAATCAAAATAATTTCTGGCTTGATTTACCACGGCCATTTTTCATTTTAGCTCCTATGGAGGATGTGACAGATGTTGTATTTCGTCATGTCATTCAGGAGGCAGGGAGACCTGATGTATTTTTTACGGAATTCACCAATACGACGAGCTATTGTCATCCAGATGGCTTAGATAATGTACGTAACCGCTTAGCTTTCACAGAAGATGAGCAACCCATTGTTGCACATATTTGGGGAGACAACCCTGAACATTTTCGTCAAATGAGTATTGGTATGAAGGAATTAGGTTTTAAGGGAATTGATATTAATATGGGCTGCCCAGTTGATAATGTAGCAGAAAGAGGTAAAGGAGCTGGCTTAATTCTTCACCCTGAACTAGCCGCAGATATTATTCAAGCAGCCAAAGCAGGTGGATTACCAGTTAGTGTTAAAACAAGACTTGGCTTTACGGATGTAGCAGAATGGCGTGAGTGGCTTACCCATATTTTAAAACAGAATATCGCCAATCTTTCTATTCATCTCCGTACACGGGAAGAAATGAGCAAGGTCGCTGCACATTGGGAATTAATTGCAGATATCAAAAAACTACGTGATGAAGTTGCTCCTCAAACATTACTGACAATCAACGGTGATATTCCTGATCGTTTAACAGGTCTAAAACTAGTTGAGCAATACGGTATCGATGGTGTAATGATTGGACGCGGTGTGTTTTCAAACCCATTTGCCTTTGAAAAGGAACCTAAAGAGCATAGCGCCAAAGAATACCTTAACTTACTGTACTTACACCTTGATCTTCATGACCACTATGCCAAGGAATTCGAAACGCGTTCATTTAAAGCATTACAGCGTTTCTTTAAAATATATGTACGTGGCTTCAAAGGGGCTAGTCAATTGAGAGTTCAATTACTGAACGCAAATTCTACTGATGAAGTCCGTGAATTACTAGCTGCGTATATTACTCTCGAACTAACGGAGTAA
- a CDS encoding IS4 family transposase has translation MKPENIQLLAPLFQILGKNEVKEVGRLSGFIQRERSFSAAQFLHFLFLKKSEIISDSLETLCTDLAEQDIFMTKSALNKRFDERAVTFLETIFGRLFKTQLQLAFPKLTGYTFTRIRILDSTTIKLPDAYQGNFQGVHCSSVKVQVEFDYLTQQLLYFDLMNGRDADNPAGMTRLPLIQERELVLQDLGYFQFDFFKKVHAKGAFYITKTKKDTQLFVEVSHPPRHPNGKLIESRRYKQIHLEEIALDMVRGEYKEWSQLFVGRHEKMPARCILYRLSEEQKKELHKREKRRRQKKQGQVHKNEVEQIPGVVIYLTNVPEDMPASEIHELYRLRWQIELLFKTWKSDLEVDKVKKVKIERWLCHFYLQSIVLLLTEMIMGMMRNDLWVTRKRRISERKTVRLIAKQINRLLKSMWHSKKQLYVYFDTLTRNVSSFCLKCKKRKTS, from the coding sequence ATGAAACCAGAAAATATTCAATTACTTGCGCCACTTTTTCAGATACTTGGGAAAAATGAAGTAAAAGAGGTGGGTAGATTATCGGGTTTTATTCAACGCGAGCGTTCGTTTAGTGCGGCACAATTTTTACACTTTCTGTTTTTGAAAAAGAGTGAGATTATCAGTGATTCGCTTGAAACGCTTTGTACGGACTTGGCGGAGCAGGATATATTTATGACGAAATCGGCTCTTAATAAACGCTTTGATGAACGGGCTGTTACTTTTTTGGAAACCATTTTTGGACGATTATTCAAAACGCAGCTTCAACTCGCCTTCCCCAAGCTAACGGGATACACATTTACTCGAATACGTATTTTAGATAGCACAACGATCAAATTGCCAGATGCCTATCAGGGAAATTTTCAGGGTGTCCATTGTTCGTCTGTTAAAGTGCAAGTGGAGTTTGATTATTTAACCCAACAGCTACTTTATTTTGATTTAATGAACGGACGTGATGCCGATAATCCAGCAGGAATGACGCGATTACCTTTGATTCAGGAGAGAGAACTGGTTCTACAGGATTTAGGCTATTTTCAATTCGATTTTTTTAAAAAGGTGCACGCAAAAGGTGCTTTCTATATCACAAAAACGAAAAAAGATACGCAATTGTTTGTCGAAGTAAGTCATCCACCTCGTCATCCAAATGGGAAATTGATTGAAAGTCGCCGTTACAAACAAATTCATTTAGAAGAAATCGCATTAGATATGGTACGTGGCGAATACAAAGAGTGGTCCCAATTATTTGTAGGACGACACGAAAAAATGCCTGCACGTTGTATTCTCTATCGCCTCTCAGAGGAACAGAAAAAAGAGCTACACAAGCGGGAAAAAAGAAGACGTCAAAAGAAACAAGGGCAAGTCCATAAAAATGAAGTAGAACAAATACCTGGAGTGGTCATCTATTTAACAAATGTACCAGAGGATATGCCAGCAAGTGAAATTCATGAACTTTACCGATTACGCTGGCAAATCGAGCTCTTATTTAAAACATGGAAATCAGATTTAGAAGTCGATAAGGTGAAGAAGGTGAAGATTGAACGATGGTTATGTCATTTCTATCTTCAAAGTATTGTGCTTTTATTGACTGAAATGATCATGGGAATGATGAGAAATGATCTATGGGTGACAAGAAAACGGAGGATTAGTGAAAGAAAGACGGTCCGGTTGATTGCAAAACAAATAAATCGACTTTTAAAAAGTATGTGGCATTCGAAAAAACAGCTATATGTCTATTTCGATACGCTCACCCGAAACGTTTCGTCATTTTGCCTAAAGTGTAAAAAACGCAAAACTTCTTAA
- a CDS encoding TerD family protein, whose protein sequence is MIQFLQMGENTVISSQKGSVTISYEMSNLVDISLTAFLLTDANKVQGDNGIIFYNQPTSISGAATLIPSENVGNIKIHKMNFDMSKIPEGITKIAITLTEDNSRGFSNVKNLKAEICTDSTVIDLAPSKFANENGIVVLELYLRNSQTKVRSIWRGFDSGLEGLCENYGVEVEPDEQNKLSESTTIKKQTPREPDKSLTVQENTNRQTMLSPINLEKVKGNVSLTKGQKPVIIDKTPEITATVSWKTGTDYDIYALVYTKDGQQIDVAMFGAKKTPPLRSFGNGVVEHMGDVGRAGGSTKTEVIKLRLNNNVLAVVPVVYSAQSNGTGSFYRYKVSMSIDNHNGTSVTIFAKNANNNDRIYSCVPGILHNTPDGVIISPLELYSEPNSERRPKLKMGSSNMVEVLMDKGPINDYK, encoded by the coding sequence ATGATTCAATTCCTTCAGATGGGAGAAAATACAGTTATAAGTTCCCAAAAAGGTAGTGTTACTATTAGCTACGAAATGTCTAATTTGGTCGATATTTCGTTAACTGCATTTCTTTTAACGGATGCAAACAAGGTACAAGGAGATAACGGAATTATATTTTATAATCAACCAACTAGCATATCTGGTGCAGCTACCCTGATACCATCTGAGAATGTAGGGAATATAAAAATACATAAAATGAATTTTGACATGAGTAAAATTCCTGAAGGTATTACTAAAATAGCAATAACACTTACAGAAGATAATAGCCGAGGTTTTTCAAATGTGAAAAATTTAAAGGCAGAGATATGTACTGATAGCACTGTTATCGATTTAGCGCCATCTAAGTTCGCAAATGAGAATGGAATAGTAGTATTAGAATTATATCTAAGGAATAGTCAGACAAAGGTGAGATCTATTTGGCGTGGATTTGATTCTGGGTTAGAGGGGTTATGTGAAAATTACGGTGTTGAAGTTGAACCTGATGAACAAAACAAGCTTTCTGAATCTACAACTATAAAAAAACAAACACCGAGAGAACCTGATAAATCACTAACTGTTCAGGAAAATACAAATAGACAAACCATGTTGTCACCGATAAATCTTGAAAAGGTAAAGGGGAATGTCAGTCTTACCAAAGGTCAAAAGCCAGTTATCATTGATAAAACGCCTGAAATTACTGCTACGGTATCTTGGAAAACTGGTACTGACTACGATATATATGCTTTAGTCTATACAAAGGATGGTCAGCAGATCGATGTAGCTATGTTTGGGGCGAAAAAAACACCTCCACTGAGGAGTTTTGGCAATGGAGTAGTCGAACACATGGGGGATGTTGGGAGAGCTGGTGGATCCACGAAAACTGAAGTAATCAAATTGAGACTAAATAATAATGTTCTAGCAGTTGTTCCTGTCGTTTACTCCGCTCAATCAAATGGCACAGGCTCATTCTACAGATATAAGGTGTCCATGAGTATAGATAATCATAATGGAACCTCCGTTACTATTTTCGCTAAAAATGCCAATAATAATGATAGAATTTATTCCTGTGTGCCTGGAATACTTCATAATACTCCGGATGGCGTGATTATCAGTCCATTAGAGCTTTATAGTGAACCGAATTCAGAACGTAGACCTAAACTGAAGATGGGGTCTTCTAATATGGTAGAAGTTCTAATGGATAAAGGCCCAATAAATGATTACAAGTAA
- a CDS encoding MFS transporter produces the protein MHHTQLSKRHWLLILTLALLTFVLGTSEFVIVGILTDISSSLHMTNAKAGTLVSAFAITFAIATPLVMSATSHFPKRKWMLFLIGSFIALNALCVISTSYSMLLILRVMTAIVTGVLISLAMIVASETMPTNKRGLAISFVFGGFTLANVVGVPIGIVIAEWYGWNATFMLTTLLGGLAFAASFFVLPTRLSQVRSSIRDQFSLLIQPRILIAFFIPALGFGATYAVFTYLVPILKGMGAPNNSISLILFGYGFLSIFSNILASKIASHNAIGRLRFVFLVQAIVLTTLFWTTNHFILGLANIGLMSLMAILLTTSTQLYLIDLAEIYKPDAKGLAASLMPVASNVGIAFGSALGGIVYHQGNLMNVTWVGGIVAVCASLLTFFSYHLDHKQKKMA, from the coding sequence ATGCATCATACACAGTTATCCAAGCGACATTGGTTACTTATCTTAACACTAGCATTATTAACATTTGTTCTTGGGACAAGCGAATTTGTTATTGTCGGGATCTTAACTGATATTTCTTCAAGCCTTCATATGACAAATGCAAAAGCAGGCACACTCGTTTCTGCGTTTGCTATTACATTTGCCATCGCCACACCACTCGTGATGTCAGCAACAAGCCATTTTCCAAAGCGTAAATGGATGCTGTTTTTGATAGGTTCCTTCATTGCATTAAATGCTCTGTGCGTAATTTCAACGAGCTATAGTATGCTCCTTATACTTCGGGTTATGACAGCGATTGTAACAGGCGTATTGATCTCTCTAGCTATGATTGTTGCGAGCGAAACCATGCCGACTAACAAACGCGGCCTTGCTATATCATTCGTTTTCGGTGGTTTTACACTGGCAAATGTAGTTGGCGTACCCATTGGAATTGTTATCGCCGAATGGTACGGCTGGAATGCCACTTTTATGTTAACCACTCTTCTCGGAGGGTTGGCGTTTGCGGCATCTTTTTTTGTCTTACCTACTCGACTCAGCCAAGTACGAAGCTCGATACGCGATCAATTTTCTTTACTAATCCAGCCACGAATTTTAATTGCCTTTTTCATTCCTGCACTTGGGTTTGGTGCAACCTATGCAGTCTTTACGTACCTTGTTCCAATTTTAAAGGGGATGGGTGCACCAAATAATTCTATTAGTTTAATCTTATTCGGTTACGGGTTTCTTTCGATTTTCAGCAACATTCTTGCCAGTAAAATTGCCAGTCACAATGCCATAGGTCGACTTCGGTTTGTTTTTCTCGTCCAAGCAATTGTACTGACAACTTTATTTTGGACGACAAATCATTTTATTTTAGGACTAGCAAACATCGGATTAATGTCACTAATGGCCATCCTCTTAACAACATCTACTCAGCTTTATTTAATAGATTTGGCCGAAATTTATAAACCAGATGCTAAAGGACTCGCTGCTTCTCTTATGCCAGTGGCAAGTAACGTAGGCATCGCTTTTGGGTCTGCATTAGGCGGAATTGTGTATCATCAAGGAAATTTGATGAATGTCACTTGGGTCGGTGGTATAGTTGCCGTCTGTGCCAGTCTGCTAACTTTTTTTAGTTATCATTTAGATCATAAACAAAAGAAAATGGCATAA
- a CDS encoding VUT family protein, with amino-acid sequence MSVLFYLLSIVIANVVTAAFAPLHFGMFIVPMGTLLIGVTFIFRDLVQNKYGRAKTYLFIITALILSAVVSFLLGDTLLIVVASALSFIVAETADTEIYTRLKLPMAWRVFYSGIVGGFLDSAIFVVIGLSPLGANILPWEAVPAAILGQIIVKTIIQMVGAIILNKVGPMKEKHLISG; translated from the coding sequence ATGAGCGTATTATTTTATTTATTATCTATTGTTATCGCTAATGTGGTAACGGCAGCATTTGCACCATTGCACTTTGGTATGTTTATTGTTCCAATGGGGACACTTTTAATTGGGGTGACCTTTATTTTTCGTGACCTAGTACAAAATAAATATGGTAGAGCAAAAACGTATTTATTTATTATTACAGCTTTAATTTTATCAGCAGTGGTATCATTCCTACTGGGAGATACACTTTTGATTGTAGTAGCATCAGCGCTATCGTTTATTGTCGCTGAAACGGCTGATACAGAAATCTATACTCGATTAAAATTACCAATGGCTTGGCGTGTGTTCTACAGTGGAATTGTTGGAGGCTTTCTAGATTCTGCAATTTTCGTAGTAATCGGCTTAAGTCCACTTGGCGCCAATATATTGCCATGGGAAGCGGTACCTGCCGCTATTTTGGGGCAAATTATTGTGAAGACGATTATTCAAATGGTTGGTGCAATCATTTTAAATAAAGTTGGACCAATGAAAGAAAAACATCTCATTTCAGGATAA
- the queE gene encoding 7-carboxy-7-deazaguanine synthase QueE produces MSKIPVIEIFGPTIQGEGMVVGQKTMFVRTAGCDYSCSWCDSSFTWDGSGKHLIVQMTAEEIWSELKRLGGNGFSFVTISGGNPALNPHLAELIAILKGNGIKIGVETQGSRWQKWMYEVDELTISPKPPSSGMTTDYSVLSYIFEKLKDRNSNHHVSLKIVVFNQEDYDYAKQIHHRYPMIPFYLQVGNDDLTTTDNSQLIMHLLDKYHALIDRVMKDEELRDVKVLPQLHALVWGNKRGV; encoded by the coding sequence TTGAGTAAGATACCTGTGATCGAAATCTTTGGACCGACAATTCAAGGTGAGGGAATGGTCGTTGGCCAGAAGACCATGTTTGTGAGAACTGCTGGATGTGATTACTCCTGTTCTTGGTGTGATTCATCGTTTACGTGGGATGGCAGTGGAAAGCATCTTATTGTCCAAATGACAGCGGAAGAGATTTGGTCTGAGTTGAAACGTCTGGGGGGCAATGGTTTTTCATTTGTCACGATTTCAGGAGGCAATCCTGCACTCAATCCGCATTTAGCAGAGCTCATTGCCATTTTAAAAGGAAATGGCATAAAAATCGGGGTGGAGACACAGGGGAGTAGGTGGCAGAAATGGATGTATGAGGTTGATGAGCTGACAATTTCACCAAAGCCACCTAGTTCTGGAATGACCACAGACTATTCGGTGCTTTCTTATATCTTTGAAAAACTTAAAGATCGAAACAGCAATCACCATGTATCCCTCAAAATAGTCGTTTTTAATCAAGAGGATTACGATTATGCTAAACAAATTCACCATCGATATCCAATGATTCCTTTTTATCTTCAAGTCGGCAATGATGATCTTACGACAACTGATAATTCACAATTAATTATGCATTTATTGGATAAATATCATGCGCTGATTGATAGAGTAATGAAGGATGAAGAATTAAGAGATGTTAAAGTACTGCCACAGTTACATGCCCTTGTTTGGGGGAATAAAAGAGGTGTATAG
- the queD gene encoding 6-carboxytetrahydropterin synthase QueD, whose protein sequence is MSDFKIVERLQKIDVDIQKNQLNYHAKRVLVSKEFTFDAAHHLHDYEGKCKNLHGHTYRVVLGLSGYTDERGLLIDFGDIKEIWKQKIEIHLDHRYLNETLPPMNTTAENIVVWIYEKLTVALLDEGYNGARVEFIKLYETPTSYAEARREWMEVE, encoded by the coding sequence ATGTCAGATTTTAAAATCGTCGAGAGACTCCAAAAAATTGATGTGGATATTCAAAAAAATCAATTGAACTATCATGCAAAGCGTGTTCTCGTAAGCAAGGAATTTACCTTCGATGCTGCTCATCATTTACATGATTATGAAGGGAAATGTAAAAATCTGCACGGTCATACCTATCGTGTAGTATTAGGGCTGAGTGGCTACACAGATGAACGTGGTTTGCTGATTGATTTTGGCGATATAAAAGAAATATGGAAACAAAAAATAGAGATTCATTTAGATCACCGTTATTTAAATGAAACACTTCCACCTATGAATACGACGGCAGAGAATATAGTTGTGTGGATTTACGAAAAGTTGACAGTGGCCTTGCTTGATGAAGGATATAACGGTGCGCGTGTAGAGTTTATTAAACTTTATGAAACTCCGACAAGCTATGCAGAAGCGAGACGGGAGTGGATGGAAGTTGAGTAA
- the queC gene encoding 7-cyano-7-deazaguanine synthase QueC, whose protein sequence is MKQEKAIVVFSGGQDSTTCLFWAKERFEEVEAVTFDYGQRHRLEIECAKEIASELGIRHHMLDMSLLNQLAPNALTRQDIKVEDGDNGELPSTFVPGRNLLFLSFAGVLASQIGAKHIVTGVCETDFSGYPDCRDVFIKSLNVTLNLSMDDSFVIDTPLMWLNKAQTWELADQFGALDFVRERTLTCYNGVIADGCGECPACKLRKKGLDEYLRYRKES, encoded by the coding sequence ATGAAGCAGGAAAAAGCAATTGTTGTATTTAGTGGAGGTCAGGACAGTACAACTTGTTTGTTTTGGGCAAAAGAACGTTTTGAAGAGGTTGAGGCAGTCACTTTTGATTATGGTCAAAGGCATCGTCTTGAAATAGAATGTGCAAAAGAGATAGCGAGTGAACTTGGAATCAGGCATCATATGCTTGATATGTCACTCCTGAACCAGCTTGCTCCGAATGCTTTGACACGACAAGATATTAAAGTAGAAGACGGAGATAATGGTGAGCTGCCATCGACTTTTGTTCCTGGTCGAAATCTTCTCTTTCTTTCATTTGCAGGTGTTTTAGCGAGTCAAATAGGAGCTAAGCATATCGTGACTGGCGTTTGTGAAACAGATTTTAGCGGATATCCAGATTGCCGAGATGTTTTTATTAAATCCTTGAATGTAACGTTAAATTTATCGATGGATGATTCTTTTGTAATTGATACACCGTTGATGTGGCTGAATAAGGCACAGACATGGGAGCTTGCTGATCAGTTCGGGGCATTGGATTTTGTTCGAGAAAGAACGTTGACTTGCTATAACGGTGTCATAGCTGATGGTTGCGGTGAATGCCCAGCATGTAAACTACGAAAAAAAGGACTTGATGAGTATTTGCGTTATAGGAAGGAGTCTTAA